The following are from one region of the Mannheimia granulomatis genome:
- a CDS encoding isoprenylcysteine carboxyl methyltransferase family protein: protein MLSVNLTFIIFFIVRLYSLSISIKNEKRLIKNGAVQYGKKISILLSVLHVLFYFSAIFEANYFYHTWDSFSFLGAVVMLLAYVALFWVISQLKEIWTVKLYILPNHKINTSMLFRTIKHPNYFLNILPELIGLVFLCHAWNTLIYIFPLYLLVLCTRIYQEEKVMKPLFNQINN from the coding sequence ATGTTATCGGTTAATTTAACCTTTATAATCTTTTTTATTGTCCGCTTATACAGCCTCAGTATTTCAATTAAAAATGAAAAAAGGCTAATTAAAAATGGAGCGGTACAATATGGCAAAAAAATCTCAATCTTACTTTCAGTTCTGCATGTTTTATTCTATTTTTCAGCAATCTTTGAGGCAAATTATTTTTACCACACTTGGGATTCTTTTAGCTTTTTAGGTGCTGTAGTTATGTTGTTAGCTTATGTTGCATTATTTTGGGTAATTTCGCAGTTAAAAGAAATCTGGACAGTAAAACTTTATATTTTACCTAATCACAAAATCAATACTTCAATGCTCTTTCGGACAATTAAGCATCCTAACTATTTTTTAAATATTTTGCCGGAATTAATTGGTTTAGTATTTCTTTGCCATGCTTGGAATACGTTAATTTACATTTTCCCTCTTTATTTGTTGGTTTTATGTACTCGAATTTACCAAGAAGAAAAAGTAATGAAACCGTTATTTAATCAAATAAATAACTAA
- the znuA gene encoding zinc ABC transporter substrate-binding protein ZnuA, with the protein MFKKTLIGLAVLGAGVAQADVLTSIKPLGFIANAITDGVTETKVLLPASASPHDYSLKPSDMSQLQSAQLVVWIGDGLEGFLEKSIEKLPKEKVLTLEDVEAIEAIVDKASKKEDKDDEHKHEHKNEHAHKHGHKHGHKHEDHEHHGHSHDEDWHIWLSAEASELAAEQIAARLSEQLPEQKAKIADNLAKFKANLVAKKAEIAKQLGHLKNVGYYTFHDAYGHFERDYGLNSLGSFTINPTVAPGAKTLAAIKKNIVQHKAECLFAEPQFTPKVIETLAKETKVNVGQLDPLGANIKLSATAYPEFLQLLANEFSLCLGKTK; encoded by the coding sequence ATGTTCAAAAAAACATTAATCGGATTAGCCGTTTTAGGAGCAGGTGTCGCTCAAGCGGATGTATTAACCAGTATTAAGCCGTTAGGTTTTATTGCTAATGCTATTACCGATGGAGTAACGGAAACTAAAGTATTACTCCCTGCGTCGGCTTCACCGCATGATTACAGCTTAAAACCTTCAGATATGTCTCAATTACAATCTGCCCAGTTAGTGGTTTGGATCGGCGACGGTTTGGAAGGCTTTTTGGAAAAAAGCATTGAAAAATTGCCAAAAGAAAAAGTGTTGACATTAGAAGATGTAGAGGCAATTGAGGCTATTGTTGATAAAGCAAGCAAAAAAGAAGATAAAGACGATGAGCATAAGCATGAACATAAAAATGAACATGCTCATAAACATGGACATAAGCACGGTCATAAACATGAAGATCACGAGCATCATGGTCATAGCCATGATGAAGATTGGCACATTTGGCTTTCAGCGGAGGCAAGTGAACTGGCTGCTGAACAAATTGCCGCTCGTTTAAGCGAACAATTACCGGAGCAGAAAGCAAAAATTGCGGATAATTTAGCAAAATTTAAAGCAAATTTAGTTGCTAAAAAGGCAGAAATTGCGAAACAATTAGGGCATCTAAAAAATGTAGGCTATTACACTTTCCATGATGCTTATGGTCATTTTGAACGTGATTATGGTTTAAATTCGCTGGGTTCATTTACTATTAATCCGACCGTTGCTCCTGGAGCAAAAACATTAGCTGCAATTAAGAAAAATATTGTGCAGCATAAAGCAGAATGTTTATTTGCAGAACCGCAATTTACGCCGAAAGTGATTGAAACTTTAGCTAAAGAAACAAAAGTGAATGTAGGGCAGTTAGATCCACTCGGTGCAAATATTAAGTTAAGTGCAACGGCTTATCCGGAGTTTTTACAATTACTGGCGAATGAATTTAGCCTATGTTTAGGAAAAACAAAATAA
- a CDS encoding valine--tRNA ligase has translation MTQNFKMEDRFNPSAVEQALYQHWESQGYFKPSEDLSAPSYCIAIPPPNVTGSLHMGHAFQQTLMDTLIRFNRMEGNNTLWQAGTDHAGIATQMVVERKIAAEEGKTRHDYGREAFINKIWDWKAYSGGTISQQMRRLGNSIDWDRERFTMDEGLSNAVKEVFVRLFDEGLIYRGKRLVNWDPKLHTAISDLEVENKESKGSLWHFRYPLANGAKTADGLDYLVVATTRPETMLGDTAVAVHPEDERYQSLIGKTVVLPLANREIPIIADEYVDREFGTGVVKITPAHDFNDYEVGKRHGLPMVNILTLNADIRAEAEIIGTDGKPLAGYEAPIPADYQGLERFVARKKIVADFEALGLLDQIKPHDLKVPYGDRGGVPIEPMLTDQWYVSVKPLAEVATKAVEDGEIQFVPKQYENLYFSWMRDIQDWCISRQLWWGHRIPAWYDEQGNVYVARNEAEVRAKHNLPADLPLKQDEDVLDTWFSSGLWTFSTLGWPEQTKELKMFHPTDVLITGFDIIFFWVARMIMFTMHFIKDENGKPQVPFKTVYVTGLIRDEQGQKMSKSKGNVLDPIDMIDGISLEALLEKRTGNMMQPQLAEKIAKATRKEFADGIVAHGTDALRFTLTALASNGRDINWDMKRLEGYRNFCNKLWNASRYVLTNDKLDLSEGEVEYSLADRWIESQFNRTVETFRTALSQYRFDLVANAIYEFTWDQFCDWYLELTKPIFFKGTDAQRRGASRTLVNVLEKLLRLIHPVMPFITEEIWQKVKGFLAISADTIMLQKFPQFDPLAIDEQAENQINFIKEVIVAVRNIRAESNIAPSKGLDLIARNFSADEVAILNANEVLLKSMAKLDSVKVLETGENAPLSVAKLVANGEILIPMAGFINKEAELSRLTKEMEKLKGEVARIEGKLSNEAFVAKAPEQVIAKEREKMQEYLSGLTKLQVQYQEIEAL, from the coding sequence ATGACCCAAAACTTCAAAATGGAAGACCGTTTCAACCCTTCCGCTGTAGAGCAAGCGCTCTACCAACACTGGGAATCGCAAGGCTATTTTAAACCGAGCGAAGATTTATCAGCACCAAGCTACTGTATCGCGATTCCGCCGCCGAATGTGACTGGCTCGTTGCATATGGGGCACGCTTTCCAGCAGACGTTGATGGATACCTTAATCCGTTTCAACCGTATGGAAGGCAACAACACCCTTTGGCAAGCGGGGACTGACCACGCAGGGATTGCGACTCAAATGGTGGTGGAGCGTAAAATCGCGGCCGAAGAGGGTAAAACCCGTCACGATTATGGTCGTGAGGCGTTTATCAACAAAATTTGGGATTGGAAAGCCTATTCGGGCGGTACAATCAGCCAGCAAATGCGTCGCTTGGGCAACTCGATTGACTGGGATCGTGAGCGTTTTACGATGGACGAGGGCTTGTCTAATGCGGTGAAAGAAGTCTTCGTTCGCCTGTTTGATGAGGGCTTGATTTACCGTGGCAAACGCTTGGTAAACTGGGATCCGAAACTGCATACGGCGATTTCTGACTTGGAAGTGGAAAACAAAGAGAGCAAAGGCTCGCTCTGGCACTTCCGCTATCCGCTTGCCAATGGTGCGAAAACGGCGGACGGCTTGGATTATTTGGTGGTGGCAACTACCCGTCCTGAAACGATGTTGGGCGATACAGCGGTTGCCGTTCACCCCGAAGATGAGCGTTATCAATCGCTGATTGGCAAAACGGTCGTGCTACCGCTTGCCAACCGTGAGATTCCAATTATTGCCGACGAGTATGTGGATCGTGAGTTCGGTACAGGCGTGGTGAAAATTACTCCAGCACACGATTTCAACGACTACGAAGTGGGCAAACGACACGGCTTGCCGATGGTAAATATTCTGACACTGAATGCCGATATTCGTGCAGAAGCCGAAATTATAGGCACAGACGGCAAACCACTTGCAGGCTACGAAGCTCCAATTCCTGCCGACTATCAAGGCTTAGAGCGTTTTGTGGCTCGTAAGAAAATCGTGGCTGATTTTGAAGCGTTGGGCTTGCTCGATCAAATCAAACCGCACGACTTAAAAGTGCCGTATGGCGACCGTGGTGGCGTGCCGATTGAGCCAATGCTAACCGACCAATGGTACGTTTCTGTTAAACCTTTGGCGGAAGTGGCGACCAAAGCGGTGGAAGACGGCGAAATCCAATTCGTGCCGAAACAGTACGAAAATCTCTACTTCTCTTGGATGCGTGATATCCAAGACTGGTGTATCTCTCGCCAACTTTGGTGGGGACACCGTATCCCAGCGTGGTATGACGAGCAAGGAAACGTCTATGTCGCTCGTAATGAAGCAGAAGTGCGTGCGAAGCACAACTTACCAGCGGACTTGCCATTAAAACAAGACGAAGACGTACTAGACACTTGGTTCTCATCAGGCTTGTGGACATTCTCCACCCTTGGCTGGCCGGAACAGACCAAAGAACTCAAAATGTTCCACCCGACCGATGTGTTAATCACCGGTTTTGACATCATCTTCTTCTGGGTGGCTCGTATGATTATGTTCACCATGCACTTCATCAAAGATGAAAACGGCAAACCGCAAGTGCCGTTCAAAACCGTGTATGTAACTGGTCTGATTCGTGACGAGCAAGGGCAGAAAATGTCCAAATCGAAAGGTAATGTGCTAGACCCGATTGATATGATCGACGGTATTTCCCTTGAAGCTCTCTTGGAAAAACGCACGGGCAATATGATGCAGCCACAGCTTGCCGAGAAAATCGCCAAAGCGACTCGCAAAGAGTTTGCGGACGGCATTGTTGCACACGGTACGGACGCATTGCGTTTCACGCTCACCGCCTTGGCGAGCAACGGTCGAGACATCAACTGGGATATGAAACGCCTAGAAGGCTACCGTAACTTCTGCAATAAATTGTGGAATGCAAGCCGTTATGTGCTGACTAACGACAAACTCGATTTAAGCGAAGGTGAAGTGGAATACAGCCTTGCGGATCGTTGGATTGAAAGCCAATTCAACCGTACGGTGGAAACTTTCCGCACCGCACTCAGCCAATACCGTTTTGACTTAGTGGCAAATGCGATCTACGAATTTACGTGGGATCAATTCTGTGACTGGTACTTGGAGCTGACCAAACCGATCTTCTTCAAAGGTACAGACGCACAACGCCGTGGGGCAAGCCGCACGCTGGTGAATGTGTTAGAAAAATTACTGCGTTTAATTCACCCGGTAATGCCGTTTATCACCGAAGAGATCTGGCAGAAAGTGAAAGGCTTCTTGGCGATTTCCGCAGATACCATTATGTTGCAAAAATTCCCACAATTTGACCCGCTTGCGATTGATGAACAAGCTGAAAACCAAATCAACTTCATTAAAGAGGTGATTGTGGCGGTGCGTAACATTCGTGCAGAAAGCAATATTGCCCCAAGTAAAGGCTTAGACCTGATTGCCCGTAACTTCTCGGCGGACGAAGTGGCAATTCTGAATGCTAACGAAGTATTGCTCAAATCCATGGCGAAACTTGATAGCGTGAAAGTGCTGGAAACCGGCGAAAATGCTCCGCTATCGGTAGCGAAATTGGTGGCAAATGGCGAGATCCTGATCCCAATGGCCGGCTTTATTAACAAAGAAGCCGAGTTATCCCGCTTAACCAAAGAGATGGAAAAACTCAAAGGTGAAGTCGCTCGCATCGAAGGCAAACTCTCCAACGAAGCCTTTGTGGCAAAGGCCCCGGAGCAAGTTATCGCCAAAGAGCGTGAAAAAATGCAAGAGTATCTTTCGGGACTTACTAAATTGCAGGTGCAGTATCAAGAAATTGAAGCACTCTAA
- the rne gene encoding ribonuclease E: protein MKRMLINATQKEELRVALVDGQRLFDLDIESPGHEQKKSNIYKGKITRVEPSLEAAFVDYGAERHGFLPLKEISREYFPSDYVFNGRPNIKDIIQEGQEVIVQVSKEERGNKGAALTTFISLAGSYLVLMPNNPRAGGISRRIEGDERLELKEALDCLEVPEDVGLIVRTAGVGKSPEELQWDLKVLLHHWEAIKKAAESRPAPFLIHQESDVIVRAIRDYLRRDIGEILIDNKKVFEKAKNHIRLVRPDFINRVRLYEGEVPLFSHYQIESQIESAFQREVRLPSGGSIVIDVTEALTSIDINSSRSTRGCDIEETALNTNLEAADEIARQLRLRDLGGLIVIDFIDMTPVRHQREVENRIREATRQDRARIQFARISRFGLLEMSRQRLSPSLSEASSHICPRCQGTGKVRDNESIALSILRLLEEEAIKENTAQVHTIVPVQIASYLLNEKRKAISSIEKRHDVQIVVVPAESMETPHFSVYRLRENEVTPTLSYDLTKHYEAREEDDHPHYHNHSNDDVLVTRNEPVITVESVLQSSELNLQPSPMPTKPAKPSLFSRLVAAIKGWFATEEKVEEKPKPKSRNQRDRRQRRERSSRNTKAENQERKQQQAQVAQQEEKASRPEKKQRRAVIEEVVGVSEQETRTHSRENQTERRQRRDLRKKVRVETSDVAVTENVNAAETTVKVAEVENVQNISQIQPLVAEPVAENNTETRENNRQRRLPRHLRVGNQRRRENQRAITPSPMPLTAAVASPELASGKVWVKLTTSTKVEEKVQFLSVDEMLEQQENRVTTEIEQPEHKLSAKPSTSVAPLGGFVAQATERDLVKEKLGQAKTKTEEVAQPTPEIQKSDVKEHIAPFGSVVSQHSERDLVKEKNERVGKFQSKATVAPAIAAENQTIEAPRSNYESSYTFDGKLGTFSRVKHTQSAMTVAAAPAESPESFAITQWQNSKYYFYGKGFGGYSSAVSQVESAPRSTNT, encoded by the coding sequence ATGAAAAGAATGTTAATCAATGCAACTCAAAAAGAAGAGTTGCGTGTTGCTCTTGTTGATGGGCAACGCTTATTTGACTTGGATATTGAAAGCCCGGGTCACGAACAAAAAAAATCAAACATCTACAAAGGTAAAATTACCCGCGTTGAACCCAGCCTTGAAGCAGCATTCGTAGATTACGGTGCAGAACGTCACGGCTTCCTACCATTAAAAGAAATTTCCCGCGAATACTTCCCGTCAGACTATGTGTTTAACGGTCGCCCGAATATCAAAGATATTATCCAAGAAGGTCAGGAAGTCATTGTTCAAGTCAGCAAAGAAGAGCGAGGTAACAAAGGAGCAGCCTTAACAACCTTCATTTCGCTTGCCGGCAGCTATTTAGTATTAATGCCAAACAACCCTCGTGCAGGTGGTATTTCCCGCCGTATTGAAGGCGATGAGCGTTTAGAGTTAAAAGAGGCTTTAGACTGCTTAGAAGTGCCTGAAGATGTCGGGTTAATCGTGCGTACCGCCGGTGTCGGTAAATCGCCGGAAGAGTTGCAGTGGGACTTAAAAGTCTTATTACATCACTGGGAAGCAATCAAAAAAGCGGCAGAATCTCGTCCTGCACCTTTCCTAATTCATCAAGAAAGTGATGTGATTGTGCGTGCAATCCGCGATTACCTACGCCGTGACATTGGTGAAATCTTAATCGACAACAAAAAAGTGTTTGAAAAAGCGAAAAACCATATCCGCTTAGTTCGTCCGGATTTCATCAACCGTGTACGTTTATACGAAGGTGAAGTACCGCTATTTAGCCACTACCAAATCGAATCGCAAATTGAATCAGCGTTTCAACGTGAAGTGCGTTTACCGTCAGGCGGTTCAATCGTTATTGATGTAACTGAAGCATTAACCTCAATTGACATCAACTCATCACGCTCAACCCGTGGCTGCGATATTGAAGAAACGGCATTAAACACCAACTTAGAAGCAGCAGATGAAATTGCCCGTCAATTACGTTTACGTGACTTAGGTGGCTTAATCGTGATCGACTTTATTGATATGACCCCGGTTCGTCACCAACGTGAAGTAGAAAACCGCATCCGTGAAGCAACACGCCAAGACCGTGCAAGAATCCAATTTGCCCGCATTTCTCGTTTCGGTTTATTAGAAATGAGCCGCCAACGTTTAAGTCCATCACTCAGTGAAGCTTCATCGCACATCTGCCCTCGCTGCCAAGGCACAGGTAAAGTACGGGATAACGAATCTATCGCCTTATCAATCTTGCGCCTATTGGAAGAAGAAGCCATTAAAGAAAACACCGCTCAGGTTCACACCATTGTGCCGGTGCAAATTGCAAGCTACTTATTAAATGAAAAACGTAAAGCCATCTCCAGCATTGAAAAACGTCACGATGTACAAATTGTGGTTGTACCGGCTGAAAGTATGGAAACGCCACATTTTAGCGTTTATCGCTTGCGTGAAAATGAAGTAACACCAACCTTAAGCTACGATTTAACCAAGCATTATGAAGCGCGTGAAGAAGACGATCATCCTCATTATCACAATCATAGTAATGATGATGTATTAGTCACTCGTAATGAGCCTGTTATTACGGTCGAATCTGTATTACAAAGCTCTGAACTAAACCTTCAGCCTTCACCAATGCCTACAAAACCGGCTAAACCATCACTCTTTAGCCGTCTTGTTGCTGCAATCAAAGGTTGGTTTGCAACTGAAGAAAAAGTAGAAGAAAAACCAAAACCGAAATCACGTAATCAACGCGATCGTCGCCAACGCCGTGAACGTTCCAGCCGTAATACAAAGGCAGAAAATCAAGAACGTAAACAGCAACAAGCTCAAGTGGCACAGCAAGAAGAAAAAGCAAGCCGCCCTGAGAAAAAACAACGCCGAGCAGTGATTGAAGAAGTGGTTGGGGTTAGTGAACAAGAAACACGAACTCACTCTCGCGAAAATCAAACTGAACGTCGTCAACGACGTGATTTACGCAAAAAAGTTCGTGTCGAAACCTCAGACGTTGCTGTAACGGAAAATGTGAATGCTGCCGAAACTACTGTAAAAGTAGCTGAAGTTGAAAATGTGCAAAATATTTCACAAATTCAACCGCTTGTAGCTGAACCGGTAGCGGAAAATAACACGGAAACACGTGAAAATAACCGCCAACGCCGTTTACCTCGTCATCTGCGCGTAGGCAATCAGCGTCGTCGTGAAAATCAACGTGCAATTACACCTTCACCAATGCCATTAACCGCAGCGGTTGCTTCTCCGGAGCTTGCCAGCGGTAAAGTTTGGGTAAAACTGACAACATCAACAAAAGTGGAAGAGAAAGTACAATTCCTATCCGTTGATGAAATGCTTGAGCAGCAAGAAAATAGAGTCACTACGGAAATAGAACAGCCAGAGCATAAACTCTCAGCTAAACCATCTACTTCTGTTGCTCCATTAGGCGGTTTTGTTGCACAAGCAACTGAACGCGACTTAGTGAAGGAAAAGTTAGGACAAGCAAAAACAAAAACGGAAGAAGTTGCGCAACCAACACCTGAAATCCAAAAATCAGATGTGAAAGAACATATTGCTCCATTTGGCAGCGTTGTTTCTCAACATTCTGAACGTGATTTAGTCAAAGAGAAGAATGAACGCGTAGGTAAATTCCAATCAAAAGCGACTGTTGCACCGGCAATAGCTGCGGAAAACCAAACAATCGAAGCGCCACGTTCTAATTACGAAAGTAGCTATACTTTCGATGGAAAACTCGGCACATTCTCTCGAGTTAAACATACTCAATCAGCCATGACGGTTGCGGCTGCTCCGGCAGAAAGTCCAGAAAGTTTTGCCATTACTCAATGGCAAAATTCAAAATATTACTTCTACGGAAAAGGCTTTGGCGGCTACAGCAGCGCAGTGAGTCAAGTAGAGTCTGCACCTCGATCTACCAATACTTAA
- the lysM gene encoding peptidoglycan-binding protein LysM — MGLFDFVGDIGRKLFNKEEDASKAVTEHLAEDNPGVENVNVTVENGVAKISGIASTAAAVEKAVLMAGNVAGITKVDIEALELERSQQLAGDDEFYVIQKGDTLWEIAAKAYGNGAKYKAIVEANKEVIKDENKIFPGQKIRIPKSL, encoded by the coding sequence ATGGGCTTATTTGATTTTGTTGGCGACATTGGTCGTAAATTATTTAATAAAGAAGAAGATGCGTCAAAAGCAGTTACTGAACATTTAGCGGAAGATAATCCGGGTGTGGAAAATGTGAATGTAACTGTTGAAAACGGTGTGGCAAAAATTTCAGGTATTGCTTCAACGGCAGCAGCTGTTGAAAAAGCAGTCTTGATGGCAGGTAATGTGGCTGGTATTACTAAAGTGGATATTGAAGCATTAGAACTTGAAAGAAGCCAACAGTTAGCGGGTGACGATGAGTTTTATGTTATCCAAAAAGGCGATACTTTATGGGAGATCGCAGCTAAGGCATACGGTAACGGTGCAAAATATAAAGCGATTGTGGAAGCAAACAAAGAAGTAATTAAAGACGAAAATAAAATCTTCCCGGGGCAAAAAATCCGTATTCCGAAAAGTTTATAA
- the ubiD gene encoding 4-hydroxy-3-polyprenylbenzoate decarboxylase, whose product MKYKNLREFLDFLENQGELVRIKHEIDPYLEMTEIADRTLRKNGPALLFENPKGSNIPVLCNLFGTPKRVAMGMGQEDTKALRELGKLLAFLKEPEPPKGFKDLIGQLPQWKQVLNMPPKVLSKADCQQIVISGEDVDLSKLPIMHCWQGDIAPLVTWGLTVTQGPYKKRQNLGIYRQQLIGKNKLIMRWLSHRGGALDFQEWKAENPDKPFPVSVVLGADPATILAAVTPIPDTLSEYAFAGLLRGQKTEVVKSISNELEVPASAEIVLEGYIDLEETALEGPYGDHTGYYNEQEYFPVFTVTHITMRKDAIYHSTYTGRPPDEPAVLGEALNEVFIPILQKQFPEIVDFYLPPEGCSYRLAVVTIKKQYAGHAKRVMMGVWSFLRQFMYTKFVIVCDDDINARDWKDVIWAITTRCDPTRDTTLIENTPIDYLDFASPVAGLGSKMGIDATNKWPGETTREWGTPIKKDPKVVKRIDEIWDQLGL is encoded by the coding sequence ATGAAATATAAAAATTTACGAGAATTTCTTGATTTTCTTGAAAATCAAGGGGAATTGGTTCGCATAAAACACGAGATCGATCCTTATTTAGAAATGACCGAAATTGCCGACCGCACCTTACGTAAAAATGGGCCGGCATTGCTGTTTGAAAATCCGAAAGGTAGTAATATTCCTGTGCTTTGCAACTTATTCGGCACGCCAAAACGGGTCGCAATGGGAATGGGTCAAGAAGATACCAAAGCCTTGCGAGAGCTGGGTAAACTGCTTGCCTTTTTAAAAGAACCCGAGCCGCCAAAAGGTTTTAAAGATTTAATCGGTCAACTTCCACAATGGAAACAAGTACTAAATATGCCGCCTAAAGTGTTAAGCAAAGCAGATTGTCAGCAAATTGTGATTTCAGGTGAAGATGTTGATCTCAGCAAGTTACCCATCATGCACTGTTGGCAAGGTGATATTGCCCCTCTGGTTACTTGGGGGCTAACCGTTACTCAAGGACCATATAAAAAACGCCAGAATTTAGGTATTTACCGCCAACAACTCATTGGTAAAAACAAATTGATTATGCGTTGGCTTTCTCACCGTGGCGGTGCTTTAGATTTCCAAGAATGGAAAGCAGAAAATCCGGATAAACCATTTCCGGTTTCTGTGGTGTTAGGGGCTGATCCAGCTACAATTTTAGCGGCAGTGACTCCTATTCCGGATACATTATCTGAATATGCCTTTGCCGGTTTATTACGCGGGCAAAAAACGGAAGTGGTGAAATCTATCTCCAATGAATTAGAAGTGCCGGCAAGTGCAGAAATTGTCCTTGAGGGCTATATCGACCTTGAAGAAACCGCATTGGAAGGACCTTATGGCGATCACACCGGCTACTATAATGAGCAAGAATATTTTCCTGTGTTTACCGTAACCCATATTACAATGCGAAAAGATGCGATTTACCACTCTACCTACACCGGCAGACCACCTGATGAACCGGCGGTATTAGGCGAGGCGTTAAACGAGGTGTTTATCCCGATTTTACAAAAGCAATTCCCGGAAATTGTCGATTTTTATCTGCCACCAGAGGGCTGTTCTTATCGCCTTGCGGTTGTTACCATCAAAAAACAATACGCAGGTCATGCTAAACGGGTAATGATGGGGGTTTGGTCATTCTTACGCCAATTTATGTACACCAAATTTGTAATTGTGTGTGATGATGATATAAACGCAAGAGATTGGAAAGATGTCATTTGGGCAATTACCACCCGCTGCGATCCTACACGAGACACCACCTTGATTGAAAATACTCCGATTGATTATCTTGATTTTGCCTCACCGGTTGCAGGGTTAGGCTCAAAAATGGGAATTGATGCAACGAATAAATGGCCGGGAGAAACCACTAGAGAATGGGGCACTCCAATTAAAAAAGATCCTAAAGTGGTCAAACGCATTGATGAAATTTGGGACCAGCTTGGTCTATAA
- a CDS encoding glycine zipper 2TM domain-containing protein, with product MKTILVKSFIVALFATSISAQATALNRQQKDTVVGAVVGGAAGAAIGNDMVSTVSGAALGGVIGSQWNDHKRKDSKDYRNKGDKKSHKSKSKWDKHKKHSPKKYKRAHPKFA from the coding sequence ATGAAAACAATTCTAGTAAAAAGCTTTATAGTTGCATTATTTGCTACATCAATTTCTGCTCAAGCTACTGCGTTAAACCGCCAACAAAAAGATACTGTAGTTGGAGCTGTAGTTGGTGGAGCAGCGGGAGCAGCCATAGGAAATGATATGGTTTCAACCGTCTCTGGAGCAGCTTTAGGCGGTGTAATTGGTAGCCAATGGAATGACCATAAACGAAAAGATAGCAAAGACTATAGGAATAAAGGTGATAAAAAATCACATAAATCAAAATCCAAATGGGATAAACATAAAAAGCACTCTCCCAAAAAGTATAAACGCGCCCATCCTAAATTTGCATAA
- a CDS encoding DNA polymerase III subunit chi: MKQVQFYLLSQADLAEISAAEIQACELAAQAWRTGKRVLIACETEQQAMNIDEALWAREPDSFVPHNLSGEITTYATPVEISWKGKRNAQHRDLLISLQRQIPNFVASFNQVIDFVPTDEAEKAIARERYKQYRQMGWQLSTENA, from the coding sequence GTGAAACAGGTGCAATTTTATCTATTAAGTCAGGCTGATTTAGCCGAGATATCTGCCGCTGAAATTCAAGCCTGCGAGCTAGCCGCTCAAGCTTGGAGAACCGGCAAGCGTGTGCTAATTGCCTGTGAAACCGAACAACAAGCGATGAATATTGATGAAGCACTCTGGGCAAGAGAACCGGACTCCTTTGTACCACATAATTTATCGGGTGAAATCACCACCTACGCCACACCGGTTGAAATTTCGTGGAAAGGCAAACGCAATGCACAACATCGCGATCTGCTGATTTCGCTGCAACGCCAAATCCCGAATTTCGTAGCAAGTTTCAACCAAGTGATCGATTTTGTGCCGACCGATGAAGCTGAAAAAGCGATAGCCCGTGAGCGTTATAAGCAGTACCGCCAAATGGGCTGGCAGTTGAGTACGGAGAATGCTTAA
- a CDS encoding GNAT family N-acetyltransferase → MLWHTKGFDELTTLELFDIYKLRTAVFVVEQNCPYQEVDDKDLQAVHFFAKNANNLTAYCRLIPSDDGVHLGRVLVAKEARGSGLARELVQKAMDYSREHFPAQPIHAQAQSYLQGFYDSFGFKAVSDMYLEDGIPHLDMVWEK, encoded by the coding sequence ATGCTGTGGCACACCAAAGGTTTCGATGAACTAACTACGCTCGAACTGTTTGACATCTACAAACTCCGCACAGCGGTGTTTGTGGTTGAGCAAAACTGCCCATACCAAGAAGTCGATGACAAAGACCTGCAAGCGGTGCATTTCTTTGCAAAAAATGCAAACAATCTGACCGCTTACTGCCGCCTGATTCCAAGTGATGACGGCGTACATCTTGGCAGAGTGTTGGTGGCAAAAGAAGCTCGTGGCTCAGGCTTGGCAAGGGAATTGGTTCAGAAAGCAATGGATTACAGCCGTGAGCATTTCCCCGCTCAACCCATCCACGCCCAAGCCCAAAGCTATCTGCAAGGGTTTTATGACAGTTTTGGCTTCAAAGCGGTGTCGGATATGTATTTGGAGGATGGGATACCGCATTTGGATATGGTTTGGGAGAAATAA